A stretch of the Porifericola rhodea genome encodes the following:
- a CDS encoding F0F1 ATP synthase subunit B: MDLLTPDFGLIVWQILIFLVVLFVLSKFAWKPIINGLNERENSIEEALLSAEKAKNEMAQLKADNEKLLAEARKERDNILKDATAAANKLKEDAREQANKEGARIIADAKSAIELQKNAALAEVKDQVAKLSVQVAEKILREKLSSDEAQKEYVSKLVNDLNVN; this comes from the coding sequence ATGGATTTACTTACCCCAGATTTTGGACTGATAGTCTGGCAGATCCTCATCTTTTTGGTTGTACTTTTTGTGCTATCCAAATTTGCATGGAAGCCTATAATCAATGGGCTGAACGAACGTGAGAATTCAATTGAAGAAGCCTTACTCTCTGCAGAAAAAGCTAAAAACGAAATGGCTCAGCTCAAAGCTGACAACGAAAAACTATTAGCTGAAGCCAGAAAAGAAAGAGATAATATTCTTAAAGACGCTACTGCAGCAGCAAACAAGCTTAAAGAAGATGCTCGTGAGCAGGCTAACAAAGAAGGGGCTCGTATTATTGCGGATGCTAAATCTGCTATAGAGCTACAAAAAAATGCTGCTCTTGCTGAAGTAAAAGACCAGGTAGCTAAGCTTTCTGTGCAGGTAGCAGAAAAAATCCTGAGAGAAAAGCTTAGCAGTGATGAAGCACAAAAAGAATACGTCTCAAAACTAGTTAATGACTTAAATGTTAATTAA
- the atpE gene encoding ATP synthase F0 subunit C, with protein MLLALLLQAAESVSGLGTMGAALGAGIVALGAGLGIGKIGGSAMEAIARQPESSGSIQTAMIIVAALIEGVALFGVIVCLIIATA; from the coding sequence ATGTTGTTAGCTTTATTACTACAAGCTGCTGAATCAGTTTCTGGATTAGGAACTATGGGTGCAGCACTAGGTGCCGGAATAGTTGCGTTAGGCGCTGGTCTTGGTATCGGAAAAATTGGTGGTTCTGCGATGGAAGCAATTGCTCGTCAGCCTGAATCAAGCGGAAGCATACAAACTGCTATGATTATCGTAGCTGCCCTTATTGAGGGTGTTGCTCTTTTTGGAGTAATTGTTTGTCTTATTATCGCTACTGCGTAA
- the atpB gene encoding F0F1 ATP synthase subunit A, translated as MRIKSKKTHRNLFLFSYIILFFITLSGNELQAADGEPDPETEGATEFIFHHIADSYDWHFFTIGHTHVTLPLPLILYSEDRGLEVFMSSSFLDEDHNYVPYKGYALEDDGSHLVSLEGRTFYDFSLTKNIAAMILSVIVMLLIFPAAASRYKKAPNSAPKGVQAFIEPVVIFIRDEVAIPAIGKHKYQRFMPYLLTVFFFILVNNLLGLLPGAANVTGNISITLTLALITFLITQFSGNKYYWQHIFNTPGVPWWLLPIMIPVEIIGMFTKPFSLMVRLFANITAGHIIILSIIGLVFIFESIAVGPVSVIFASVMNFLELLVAFLQAFVFTLLSAIYFGGAVEEHHHEEGKALEGEGNLAPLQSDSAMV; from the coding sequence ATGCGGATAAAAAGCAAAAAAACACACCGTAACTTATTCTTATTCAGCTACATAATTTTATTTTTCATTACACTTTCAGGCAATGAGCTCCAAGCTGCTGATGGAGAGCCAGACCCTGAAACAGAAGGTGCAACAGAGTTTATCTTTCACCACATTGCTGATTCTTATGATTGGCACTTTTTTACTATTGGTCATACACACGTAACGCTTCCTCTTCCGTTAATTCTATATTCAGAAGACAGAGGACTTGAAGTATTTATGTCTTCCAGCTTTCTGGATGAGGATCACAATTACGTACCTTACAAAGGCTACGCACTGGAGGATGATGGTTCGCACCTTGTATCTCTAGAAGGGCGTACTTTCTACGACTTTTCTCTTACGAAAAACATTGCTGCCATGATTTTGAGTGTAATTGTAATGCTCCTGATCTTCCCTGCGGCAGCATCCAGATATAAAAAAGCTCCTAATTCTGCTCCTAAAGGAGTACAGGCGTTTATAGAGCCAGTGGTTATATTTATCCGTGATGAGGTAGCTATACCAGCCATAGGAAAACATAAGTATCAAAGGTTTATGCCTTACCTACTTACTGTATTTTTCTTTATTCTGGTAAACAACTTATTAGGCTTATTACCAGGGGCAGCAAACGTAACAGGAAACATATCTATCACGCTTACCTTAGCACTAATTACTTTCCTGATTACCCAATTCAGCGGAAACAAATATTATTGGCAGCATATTTTCAACACACCCGGTGTACCCTGGTGGTTGCTGCCTATCATGATTCCAGTAGAAATTATTGGAATGTTTACCAAACCCTTCTCTTTGATGGTTAGGCTTTTCGCCAACATCACTGCTGGTCACATTATCATACTTAGTATTATCGGCCTGGTATTTATCTTTGAAAGTATTGCTGTAGGTCCCGTAAGTGTAATCTTTGCCTCGGTAATGAACTTTCTAGAGCTTTTGGTGGCATTCTTACAGGCATTTGTTTTCACTCTGCTTTCTGCTATCTACTTCGGTGGCGCTGTAGAAGAGCACCATCATGAAGAGGGCAAAGCGCTTGAGGGAGAAGGCAACCTTGCTCCTTTGCAGAGTGATTCTGCAATGGTTTAA
- a CDS encoding AtpZ/AtpI family protein has product MFPLAILILTVRQKSNLQKTTTLNQPPQKKNQDQFKAYVKYSGLAFQMIAAMGLAVWGGMELDESMGNGFPLFTIIFALLAFASTLIITIRSLPKQ; this is encoded by the coding sequence GTGTTTCCGTTAGCGATATTGATTTTGACAGTGAGGCAGAAATCCAATCTACAGAAGACGACGACATTGAATCAACCTCCGCAGAAAAAGAATCAAGATCAGTTTAAAGCTTATGTCAAGTACTCTGGACTAGCTTTTCAAATGATAGCCGCTATGGGACTGGCTGTTTGGGGTGGTATGGAACTAGATGAGTCTATGGGCAATGGTTTTCCACTTTTTACGATTATCTTTGCCCTACTTGCTTTTGCGAGTACTCTCATAATAACCATCCGAAGTTTACCCAAACAGTAA
- a CDS encoding bactofilin family protein, with translation MFSNNQKEKVKTEEVSNSSSIIGKGTSVQGDLNTVGNIRIEGDVKGNVTCKSKIALGQSSYVEGTVLAQNAEIAGEIQGSIEISELLILRPTAVIHGDIVTNKLIVESGATFNGSCRMGVSVSDIDFDSEAEIQSTEDDDIESTSAEKESRSV, from the coding sequence ATGTTCAGTAACAATCAAAAAGAGAAGGTGAAGACAGAAGAAGTTAGCAACTCAAGCAGCATAATTGGCAAAGGCACATCAGTACAAGGAGACCTGAATACCGTAGGAAACATTCGTATTGAAGGTGATGTTAAAGGTAATGTCACTTGTAAATCTAAAATTGCTCTGGGGCAATCTTCATACGTTGAAGGTACTGTACTCGCTCAGAATGCTGAAATCGCCGGTGAGATTCAGGGTTCTATTGAAATTTCAGAACTTCTTATCTTAAGGCCTACTGCTGTCATTCATGGTGATATTGTTACCAATAAATTAATTGTAGAGTCAGGCGCTACCTTTAATGGCTCATGCCGTATGGGTGTTTCCGTTAGCGATATTGATTTTGACAGTGAGGCAGAAATCCAATCTACAGAAGACGACGACATTGAATCAACCTCCGCAGAAAAAGAATCAAGATCAGTTTAA
- a CDS encoding M23 family metallopeptidase — MNTLLEQWFDPRYAQAEANRKLIELSMAVDSLEMQVKKKQDFISSFQKVVKGDSLTDNEQYYIENSGERIVSTEQIKEPEISTVDSQFRQEFEEDGVELLTVSTSTSSSQLDELFFFTPITGIISSSYNPKQAHYGVDIVSKKNEPIKSVADGTVILASWTQDAGYVIAVQHRSNVISVYKHNSSLLKKSGDFVNAGDVIAIIGNTGELTSGPHLHFELWYNGNPVDPEEFVSF, encoded by the coding sequence GTGAATACCTTACTAGAGCAGTGGTTTGATCCAAGATATGCTCAGGCAGAAGCCAACAGAAAGCTCATAGAACTTTCTATGGCGGTAGACTCACTAGAGATGCAGGTAAAAAAGAAACAGGATTTTATTTCTTCTTTTCAGAAAGTAGTAAAAGGTGATTCTCTGACTGATAATGAACAATACTATATTGAGAACTCTGGAGAGCGCATAGTAAGTACTGAGCAGATTAAGGAACCGGAAATCTCGACCGTTGACTCTCAGTTCAGGCAGGAGTTTGAAGAAGACGGTGTAGAGTTACTTACCGTAAGTACCAGTACATCATCAAGTCAGTTAGACGAATTATTTTTTTTTACGCCAATAACAGGTATTATATCTTCGTCATACAACCCCAAACAGGCACATTATGGTGTGGATATTGTTTCTAAAAAGAACGAACCTATAAAATCGGTAGCCGATGGAACGGTGATATTGGCTTCCTGGACACAGGATGCCGGCTATGTAATTGCTGTGCAACATCGCAGCAATGTAATTTCGGTCTATAAGCATAACTCCAGTTTGCTAAAAAAATCAGGTGATTTTGTAAATGCAGGCGATGTTATTGCTATTATTGGAAATACAGGGGAATTGACCTCGGGACCACATTTGCACTTTGAACTTTGGTACAACGGGAACCCTGTAGATCCTGAAGAGTTTGTATCATTTTAA
- a CDS encoding tetratricopeptide repeat protein, with amino-acid sequence MVASVYHNTTARYNAYFYADMRMDEIKAAIRDSQENNFNDILQIYPKIDTALISSLDNQIEDCIKKSSIAIERHPNSRWADDSYILIGQCRMYRQNFEDAIKTFKFVNTESEDDEARHRALIQLMYTFIEANQQNNAVAVSDFLKKEKLNNTNKANLYLTRAYLAQLNEDYSNMVGNLLLAAPLLGNDEGRARTYFIIGQLYQDLGFDAQAYQNYEEVLRSNPEYELYFYARLNMAQVYDLSRENDTRKIRKYFKKLLKDKKNLEYKDKIYYEMAAFEQKQGNLDEALEYYNLSVQASLNNSRQKAYAYLALGRIYYNDIKDYELAKAYYDSTMTVLPQDEEEYNQIAERQEVLANFVDQLNIIQRQDSLLTLAQMDTVELSTFLDQMIEEEDRLLAAQEKENRRRNRLASNNNSFNQFSSPFSQNTETTASANASSGENWYFYTPSAVSIGRSEFVRKWGNRELEDNWRRSEKTIEENFAQDNAEAIEAAEDIPTTGPVTESTTESRKQELYADIPFTTEAQQEALASIEEAYYRLGGIYNFDLEEKPNAIETFETMMERFPESEYRPEVLYELYLLYKELGDNTYERYRDELLQKFPESIYAKIIRNPNYREESTLASEKLKKLYKSAYDLYDRGAYEEAEQIVTASLSQYTENDFTDNMKFLEVLITGQTEDYYQYQLGLQNFMEEYPESDLYAYAEELLTKAQGFKEAEAKRRGARYRERFDQTHSFIILYNNVQKISTDLPKAINEFNAQNFADGNLTVANLMLEGGKVMIIVEKFAGQEDAMSYYRKFTEEQGPLSKLSASQKGEVGESFIITQDNLNILLQTQDVDKYLLFFEKHYMAF; translated from the coding sequence ATGGTAGCAAGCGTTTACCATAACACAACCGCTCGTTACAATGCCTATTTCTATGCAGATATGCGAATGGATGAGATAAAGGCGGCCATCAGAGATAGTCAGGAAAACAACTTTAATGATATACTCCAAATCTACCCTAAAATAGATACAGCTCTAATCAGCAGTCTGGATAATCAAATAGAGGACTGTATAAAAAAGTCATCTATCGCTATAGAGCGCCACCCCAACAGCCGCTGGGCTGACGATAGCTACATACTTATTGGCCAGTGTCGGATGTATCGCCAAAACTTTGAAGATGCCATCAAAACCTTTAAATTCGTTAATACTGAAAGTGAAGATGATGAAGCCCGCCATCGCGCTCTTATACAGCTGATGTATACTTTTATAGAGGCCAACCAACAGAATAACGCTGTAGCAGTCTCTGATTTTCTGAAAAAAGAGAAGCTAAACAATACTAATAAAGCCAATCTTTATCTCACCAGAGCGTACTTGGCACAGCTAAACGAAGATTACAGCAACATGGTAGGTAACCTTCTGCTGGCAGCTCCGCTTCTGGGTAATGATGAGGGCAGGGCAAGAACTTATTTTATTATCGGGCAACTGTATCAGGACTTAGGTTTTGACGCACAGGCTTACCAAAACTATGAAGAAGTACTAAGAAGCAATCCGGAATACGAACTGTATTTTTATGCGCGACTTAACATGGCACAGGTCTATGATCTTAGCCGGGAGAACGACACCCGTAAAATCAGAAAGTATTTTAAGAAGTTACTAAAAGACAAGAAGAACCTGGAGTATAAGGACAAAATCTACTATGAAATGGCTGCCTTTGAGCAGAAGCAGGGCAACCTGGATGAAGCGCTTGAATACTACAACTTATCGGTACAGGCCAGCCTCAACAACAGTAGACAAAAAGCCTATGCTTATCTGGCTTTAGGGCGTATTTATTATAATGATATAAAGGACTACGAATTAGCTAAAGCATATTATGATAGTACGATGACAGTGCTGCCACAGGATGAAGAAGAGTATAACCAGATAGCAGAAAGACAGGAGGTACTGGCTAATTTTGTAGATCAGTTAAATATTATTCAAAGGCAGGATAGCCTGCTAACATTAGCGCAAATGGATACTGTGGAACTCAGTACTTTTCTGGATCAGATGATAGAGGAAGAAGATCGTTTGCTTGCGGCACAGGAGAAAGAAAACAGGAGGCGCAACCGTTTGGCTAGTAATAATAATAGTTTCAATCAGTTTTCTTCTCCTTTTAGTCAAAACACCGAAACAACGGCTAGTGCAAATGCCAGTAGCGGTGAGAACTGGTATTTTTATACCCCCTCGGCTGTGAGTATTGGTAGAAGTGAGTTCGTTAGAAAATGGGGAAACAGAGAACTGGAGGACAACTGGAGACGCTCAGAAAAGACTATTGAAGAAAACTTTGCCCAGGACAATGCAGAAGCCATAGAAGCTGCTGAAGATATACCTACTACTGGTCCTGTTACCGAAAGTACTACCGAAAGTAGAAAGCAGGAATTATATGCGGATATCCCGTTTACAACTGAAGCTCAGCAGGAGGCGCTGGCGAGCATAGAGGAGGCCTACTACCGACTCGGAGGAATCTATAATTTTGATCTTGAAGAAAAGCCTAATGCTATTGAGACTTTTGAAACCATGATGGAGCGTTTTCCTGAGTCAGAGTACAGACCTGAAGTTTTGTATGAGCTCTACCTACTGTACAAAGAACTCGGAGATAACACTTACGAGCGCTACCGTGATGAACTTTTACAAAAGTTCCCTGAGAGTATTTATGCCAAAATCATACGTAACCCCAATTATCGCGAAGAGAGCACTTTAGCAAGCGAAAAGCTGAAAAAGCTTTATAAGTCAGCATACGATTTATACGATAGGGGGGCTTATGAGGAAGCAGAACAAATTGTAACAGCCAGTCTAAGTCAGTATACTGAAAATGACTTTACTGATAATATGAAGTTTCTGGAAGTACTAATTACTGGCCAGACAGAAGACTATTACCAGTATCAGTTGGGGCTACAAAATTTTATGGAAGAGTATCCTGAAAGTGACCTTTATGCCTATGCGGAGGAACTGCTTACTAAAGCACAGGGGTTTAAGGAGGCAGAAGCCAAACGAAGGGGTGCGCGTTATCGAGAGCGTTTTGACCAGACACATTCGTTTATTATTCTCTACAATAATGTCCAGAAAATTTCTACGGATTTACCCAAAGCTATCAATGAATTTAATGCGCAGAACTTTGCCGATGGTAATCTTACAGTAGCCAATCTGATGTTAGAAGGAGGAAAAGTCATGATTATTGTAGAAAAGTTTGCTGGGCAAGAAGATGCAATGAGCTACTATCGTAAGTTTACAGAAGAGCAAGGACCTCTAAGCAAGCTTTCTGCTAGCCAAAAAGGAGAAGTAGGCGAAAGTTTTATCATCACTCAGGACAATCTTAACATTCTTTTACAAACTCAGGATGTAGATAAATATCTGCTTTTTTTCGAAAAGCATTACATGGCATTTTGA
- a CDS encoding penicillin-binding protein 1A: MSETTSKQQGQGNGREKLFKWIVRGVWIAFFAFLIGFPLYIYTVSEDFLGLYGGLPSLEALENPESDLSSELYSSDNILLGKYYRENRSPVTYEELSPNLVNALIATEDIRFSEHSGIDLIGLTRVGWGVIKYTLTFGASDLEGGGSTLSQQTAKNLYKTRTGEMEGPLMKIPGLRMLIIKTKEWLVAVKLEKYYTKKEILAMYLNTAEFSSNSFGIKVAAKTFFNKHPHDLTVEESATIVGMLKAATYYNPARNPENSTRRRNVVMNQMRKNGFLEDSEYDSLTALPMALDYKVESHNEGLATYFRSVVQNWLLRWSREHGYDLYEDGLRIYTTIDSRMQEHAEKAVEKHMKYQQALFKKHWEGRGEPWRDEDGKVLKGFIPMLAKRTERYRSLEKKYGRGHDSIDVVMNTPVDMTVFSWNSENLEIDTTMSPIDSIKYMQHFLHAGFMSMDPHNGHIKAWVGGINHKHFKYDHVMQGKRQPGSTFKPFVYAAAIDNGYSPCYEVVDAPVTFSVYTNGEEDTWTPKNAEGTYSGERMTIRQAMAQSKNSITAFVMKRIGPETVVEYAKRLGINGNIEAVPSLALGGGGDVSVYEMVGAYSAFVNHGTWTEPVFITRIEDKDGNTIYENPVNTREALSEETAYLMLYMLRGATEEEGGTGRGIPREIREGNEVGAKTGTTSNYSDGWFMGVTKNLVSGVWVGGDNRSVHFSTLALGQGARMAMPIWTEYMKNVYADERLDIEKGAFERPAGGLSIEIDCNKYESDILGEEPDSLMVDEPVEQLDEESIF; the protein is encoded by the coding sequence ATGTCTGAAACTACGAGCAAACAACAAGGTCAGGGAAATGGCCGTGAGAAGCTTTTTAAATGGATAGTAAGAGGAGTATGGATTGCTTTTTTTGCTTTCCTCATTGGTTTTCCTTTGTACATCTATACTGTAAGTGAAGATTTTCTTGGCCTATACGGTGGCCTGCCCAGCCTGGAAGCGTTAGAAAACCCGGAAAGTGACTTGTCCTCCGAGCTTTACTCATCTGATAACATACTCTTAGGTAAATATTACAGGGAGAATCGTAGTCCGGTAACTTATGAGGAACTATCGCCCAACCTGGTAAATGCACTGATAGCTACAGAAGATATTCGTTTTTCAGAACATAGTGGTATAGACCTTATTGGATTAACACGTGTAGGTTGGGGAGTAATTAAATATACCCTCACATTTGGAGCCAGTGACCTGGAAGGTGGAGGTAGTACACTTTCTCAACAAACTGCGAAAAACCTCTACAAAACGAGAACCGGAGAGATGGAAGGCCCGCTGATGAAAATCCCTGGTTTGCGTATGCTTATCATCAAAACCAAAGAGTGGTTGGTGGCTGTTAAGTTGGAAAAATATTATACCAAAAAGGAAATTTTAGCCATGTACCTTAATACCGCTGAGTTTAGTAGTAACTCTTTTGGTATCAAAGTCGCGGCCAAAACATTTTTCAACAAGCACCCTCATGATCTTACTGTAGAAGAATCTGCCACAATAGTAGGCATGCTGAAAGCAGCTACCTACTACAATCCTGCGAGAAATCCTGAGAACTCTACTCGTCGTCGTAATGTAGTTATGAACCAGATGCGTAAGAATGGCTTTCTGGAAGATAGTGAATATGATTCTCTTACCGCATTGCCTATGGCACTGGATTATAAGGTAGAAAGCCACAACGAAGGTCTGGCTACTTACTTCCGGTCAGTAGTACAAAACTGGCTCCTTCGCTGGTCACGAGAACACGGGTACGATCTCTACGAAGATGGACTAAGAATATATACCACTATTGACAGTCGTATGCAGGAACACGCTGAAAAAGCTGTGGAAAAGCATATGAAATATCAGCAGGCTTTGTTTAAAAAACATTGGGAAGGAAGAGGAGAGCCCTGGCGAGACGAAGACGGGAAAGTACTGAAAGGTTTTATCCCTATGCTTGCCAAGCGTACGGAACGCTACCGTAGTCTGGAAAAGAAGTATGGCCGTGGTCATGATTCTATAGATGTAGTAATGAACACCCCTGTGGACATGACAGTGTTTAGCTGGAATAGTGAAAATCTGGAAATAGATACCACTATGAGTCCTATTGACTCTATCAAATACATGCAACACTTTTTGCATGCCGGCTTCATGTCAATGGATCCTCACAATGGCCATATTAAGGCCTGGGTAGGGGGTATTAATCATAAGCATTTTAAGTACGATCACGTGATGCAGGGTAAACGACAGCCGGGATCAACTTTTAAACCATTTGTATATGCAGCTGCTATTGACAATGGGTACTCACCTTGCTACGAAGTGGTAGATGCGCCAGTAACATTTTCGGTATACACTAATGGTGAAGAAGATACCTGGACACCTAAAAATGCAGAAGGTACTTATTCTGGTGAAAGAATGACTATTCGCCAGGCTATGGCACAGTCTAAAAATTCAATTACTGCTTTTGTAATGAAGCGCATAGGACCTGAAACTGTGGTAGAGTATGCCAAACGTTTGGGTATCAATGGCAATATTGAAGCGGTACCTTCCCTGGCTCTTGGAGGTGGTGGAGATGTATCAGTGTACGAAATGGTAGGTGCCTACAGTGCATTCGTTAACCATGGTACCTGGACAGAGCCCGTGTTTATTACCCGCATTGAAGATAAAGATGGTAATACTATCTACGAAAATCCGGTAAATACTCGTGAGGCTTTAAGCGAGGAAACGGCTTACCTGATGTTGTATATGCTTAGAGGAGCTACAGAGGAAGAAGGAGGAACAGGAAGAGGAATCCCTCGTGAGATTAGAGAGGGTAATGAAGTAGGTGCTAAAACGGGTACTACTTCTAACTATTCTGATGGATGGTTTATGGGCGTTACCAAAAATCTGGTATCAGGCGTTTGGGTAGGTGGAGATAACCGAAGTGTACACTTTAGTACCCTTGCTTTGGGGCAGGGGGCACGTATGGCTATGCCTATCTGGACAGAATATATGAAGAACGTTTATGCAGACGAAAGATTAGACATTGAAAAAGGCGCGTTTGAACGACCTGCAGGTGGCCTTTCTATAGAAATAGATTGTAATAAATACGAGTCTGATATATTAGGCGAAGAGCCAGATTCCCTTATGGTAGATGAGCCGGTTGAGCAGCTTGACGAAGAAAGTATTTTTTAG
- a CDS encoding RNA polymerase sigma factor yields MQETNTEDQQLITQIKLGDEESIVAVYQSHRSGFIQWAQATYKTDEPTAADAFQDAVICLHHNIVQGKLETLSCSLKTYLFAIGKNILRKKIQKDAIMDSHIFDHEESVAIENLYAEPLDSFASNDRQRFVATLMEKIGEPCKTILKLFYFKGFSMSAIAKTLEYKNENVAKTQKLRCLTTLKHMLRNQYSGDEFYGD; encoded by the coding sequence GTGCAAGAGACTAATACTGAAGATCAACAACTGATCACTCAAATTAAGTTAGGAGACGAAGAAAGTATAGTAGCTGTGTACCAAAGCCATCGTAGTGGTTTTATACAGTGGGCTCAAGCTACTTACAAAACGGATGAACCTACCGCTGCCGACGCTTTTCAGGACGCAGTGATCTGCCTACATCATAATATAGTACAGGGTAAACTTGAGACACTTAGCTGCTCTCTTAAAACTTACCTGTTTGCTATAGGCAAAAACATTCTTCGCAAAAAGATTCAGAAAGATGCAATCATGGACAGCCACATCTTTGACCATGAAGAATCGGTAGCCATAGAAAACCTATATGCGGAACCTCTAGATAGCTTTGCCAGTAATGACAGACAGCGCTTTGTAGCTACTCTTATGGAGAAAATAGGGGAGCCCTGTAAGACTATTCTTAAGCTATTCTACTTCAAAGGTTTTAGCATGAGTGCCATTGCCAAAACCCTGGAGTACAAAAACGAAAACGTAGCCAAAACTCAAAAGCTGCGTTGCCTTACTACTCTTAAGCACATGTTGCGCAATCAGTATAGTGGAGACGAATTTTATGGAGATTAA
- a CDS encoding NRDE family protein gives MCTLTYLPTPEGFLFTSNRDESTARQGAVFPSLAQSNAGQLLMPLDPQGGGTWILAAENGDAACLLNGAFVKHKRELPYRKSRGRVIVESFNYSTVEDFLRQYNFDKIEPFTLVRVSRNPDRSTVHEIRWDSKKLSHTQMDASQPHIWSSVTLYDEQMRTKRREWFAKWLKEEPAFTAENIENFHLHGGEGDPTVDFKMTRSGGLQTISLTSLEVSYNTALVSYYDLLTQQKEREQLALTSFVPKSGTQSYH, from the coding sequence ATGTGTACACTAACATATCTTCCAACACCCGAAGGTTTTCTTTTTACATCTAACCGGGATGAAAGTACTGCCAGGCAAGGTGCTGTTTTTCCTTCACTGGCTCAGAGCAATGCGGGGCAACTTCTAATGCCCCTGGACCCTCAGGGAGGAGGTACATGGATACTCGCAGCAGAAAACGGAGATGCAGCCTGTCTTCTCAATGGTGCATTTGTCAAGCATAAAAGAGAGCTGCCGTATCGTAAAAGCAGGGGGAGAGTCATTGTTGAGTCTTTTAACTACAGCACAGTAGAAGACTTTTTGCGGCAATACAACTTTGATAAGATAGAGCCCTTTACCTTAGTCAGAGTAAGCCGAAACCCAGACCGTAGTACGGTACATGAAATCCGCTGGGATAGCAAAAAACTTAGCCATACGCAGATGGATGCTTCTCAGCCACATATATGGTCTTCAGTTACGCTTTACGATGAGCAGATGCGCACTAAACGAAGGGAGTGGTTTGCCAAATGGCTAAAGGAAGAACCTGCGTTTACTGCTGAAAACATTGAGAACTTTCATTTGCATGGAGGAGAAGGAGATCCAACGGTTGATTTTAAGATGACGCGAAGCGGAGGTTTACAAACAATCAGTCTTACCTCTCTGGAAGTTTCATACAATACTGCGTTAGTATCTTATTACGATCTGCTTACACAACAAAAGGAAAGAGAACAGCTAGCTCTTACGTCTTTCGTACCTAAGTCCGGAACCCAGTCATACCACTGA
- a CDS encoding dienelactone hydrolase family protein — MNKFCLLLLCSFFSSWLYAQDFALKQLENSPRHHEWVEVQSNGRSIHSFVAYPEKSENALAVIVIHENRGLTDWVRSFADQMAAAGYLAIAPDLLSGFNDQYDKTSEFPSSDAAREAIYQLDPQQVTQDLQAVQRYVADLPASSSKVAVMGFCWGGSQTFRYATLSQDIVAALVFYGTAPDDYAELAKIEAPVYGFYGEDDQRVNATIEGTAQMMKKAKNTYEYEIYSGAGHAFMRRGDDPEGGEANKDAKTQSLERIKSILSQY; from the coding sequence ATGAACAAGTTTTGCTTACTTTTGCTTTGCAGCTTTTTTAGCTCCTGGCTCTATGCTCAGGATTTTGCCCTGAAGCAATTAGAAAATTCTCCCCGCCATCATGAGTGGGTGGAGGTACAGTCTAATGGACGTAGCATCCATAGCTTTGTCGCCTATCCCGAAAAATCAGAAAATGCATTAGCTGTTATTGTAATCCACGAAAACCGTGGGCTTACCGATTGGGTCAGAAGCTTTGCTGATCAGATGGCTGCTGCTGGTTATCTGGCAATTGCTCCCGACCTACTCTCTGGCTTTAATGATCAATACGATAAAACCAGCGAATTTCCTAGTTCAGACGCGGCTCGCGAAGCTATCTACCAGTTAGACCCTCAGCAGGTTACACAGGATTTGCAAGCTGTACAACGATATGTGGCAGATCTGCCTGCATCTAGTAGCAAAGTTGCTGTAATGGGTTTTTGTTGGGGAGGTTCACAGACCTTTCGCTATGCTACCCTAAGCCAGGATATTGTAGCAGCACTAGTGTTTTATGGTACTGCCCCAGACGACTACGCAGAGCTTGCTAAAATAGAAGCTCCAGTTTATGGTTTCTATGGTGAAGATGACCAGAGAGTTAATGCCACTATTGAGGGCACTGCCCAGATGATGAAGAAAGCAAAGAATACTTACGAGTATGAGATTTATTCAGGTGCGGGTCATGCGTTTATGCGAAGAGGAGATGATCCGGAGGGAGGAGAAGCCAATAAGGATGCTAAAACTCAATCTTTAGAACGAATCAAAAGCATTTTAAGTCAGTACTAG